DNA from Thermoplasma acidophilum DSM 1728:
AGAATTATCAAAGATAAGCGACGTATTCAAGTCCTTTCAAATCACGGATGATGTCATCGCATCCAATGCGGATCAGAATGACATAGACATGATCGTTGAAGAAAGCAAAAGCAAACTCAGAGGCAGACCAATTGCAACCACTAAAATACTTGCACCAGTACTCAGGTCAGGAAAAATACTCTGCATAGGGGTAAATTATATGGAGCATGCGAAGGAATCAAGACAGAAAGTGATGGAACATCCAACAATTTTCTGCAAATTTCAAGACAGCATCATAGGAAATATGGATGATATAACAGTTCCGAAAGATGCAAAGCAGATTGATTATGAGGGAGAACTCGTGGTAATAATTGGCCGTAGCAGTGGGACAGCAGAGAGCAGCATTTTCGGATATACGATTGGCAATGATGTTTCTGCCAGAGATCTGCAGTTCAGAACCAGCCAATGGTTATTGGGCAAAGCTCTGCCAACGTTTGCCCCCATCGGTCCGGTTATCGTCGGAAAGAACGAACTTGGATTTGCCAGGGATCTTCAGATAATAACAAGGGTAAACGGAACGGTAAGACAGAATGGCAACACATCAGACATGATCTTTGATGTACGCGCAATAGTTGATTATCTATCCGGGTATTTCAACTTAGGACCAGGCGACATAATATTTACAGGAACACCTGAAGGTGTGATTCTCGGCCTTCCGGAAAATGAACGCGTATGGTTAAAGCATGGCGATGTCATAGATGTATCCATAACCGGTATAGGCACACTGACCAACCGAATAAACTGAAAAATATTTTATTTTATATATAGATCGTCGATAGCTGGATCGTACGCCGGCAATAACTTGCCGATTTTTTCTATTTTTTCGTACGCAGATAGACATTCATAAATGTTTTCAGCGATGCCTATGGGTATTCTATTCCTTACGTTTTCTGCTTTGAATGAGGCGTCTGTGAATACATAAGTGCCATCCTTCGCATTTATTGCGAACGCAACTGAAGATCTATGGTGGCATCCTACAGGTATAGCCCTTATTCCCGGAACGAGTTCCGTCTCGCCATCATAGAAAATTATGTTTTTCCATCCTTCGCCATAGACAAAATCAAATATATTTTTTGGAATGAAAAGGTCGCGATTGTGAAAGTATGCGTATGCTGGTGCTGCGATATCCTTGATCCAGCCATCTCTAAATATGAATATCTTTGATTTTCTGAATTCATTGAGCCTACCGATCGTGTAATCCTGAACTGGAGTTAATGCCACGTAATCAATGTCATCTGGTGTAAAACCGGCCTTGCGCAGCATCTCTATAGAATCTTCCGATCGGAAAATAGCGCGATCACCAGCGAATTTTTTCATTTCCTGGTTTCTCAAAGTAAGATCAAGGGGCATACCGGTGTTTATGAGGAATGATCGGTCATCATTGTATGCCAGCACCATATGAAATGAAAGACGTTCCCAGGTCCAAAAGTCTTTCATCCAATAAACTTCTGCGCCCGGAACTTCCGATTCCCCAACCTTGAATACCCTGACAGAATAGGAATCATTCGAAGTCATATCTTATCCCGAATCCAGGATCATCGTTGAGTACAAACCTAGCACCAGTCGCCCTCGGCACGTTAACTATATGCTGTTCCATCCAGTCCCTGTACCTTGTCAGATATTCCGCCATTGGTGTTATTGCTTCAGGTTCCGATATTATGAAATGCAAATTGTATATGTTCCCTGCGTGGGGAATGATTTGAGCACCGTATGATTCTGCTAATCCCGCGATCTTCTTCATGGGAGTTATCCCACCGACCCAGGTTGCATCAGGTTGCAATATCGTCACTCCGGCATCCAACAGACGCTTGAAGTCGAAGACATGATAGTGATGTTCTCCAGCAGATATGGGTATCTCTACCTTCTTCGTTAGGCGGCTGTACCCTTCAAAATCGTCAGGCAACAGGGGTTCTTCGATCCACGCGAGATCATATTTTTCTAAGGCCCTTATCATTTTGTATGCGAAATTGTAGTTTAGAGACATCCAGAAGTCACCGGCGAGATTCACCGAATATCCTACGACGTCTCTAATTATTTTCACAAGATGCAGGTTCTTCTCGACGGCGTATGGATCAGAGGGTGAAGCTATGAACCTCATCTTCATATCTGTATAGCCCTCTTCAAGGTAATGCTTAGCTTCAGCCTCCAGATTCTCATCTTTGTCTGGATGAAGATGACTTGCATAGGCCCTAATTTGCTTTCTTGTGGACCCGCCTATGAGTCTATAGACGGGGATTCCAAGTTCCTTCGAATATGCATCGTACATCAGAAGATTTACGGCGCTAATAGCATGAAGCGCCAGGCCAGATCGTCCGTTGGGGAGTGTTATCCTATAAAGGAAATCCCATGCCTTGCTTATCTCTGACACATCGAATAAATTCACGTATTTGCTTATGCCCTCAAGATATTTCCAGACTGGCTCTGTTACTGAAATATAACTTCTTATACCATCCTCTGTTTCCATCTTTACGAACACGATCTTCGTTATCATTGCCGCCTCAGCCGGTGAAACCTCCCCTATCATGTCCTTGTAGTAGTCGGTAGGCTTGGTATATGGAAATACCTGTTGTGTAACATTCTCCTCTGATATTTTTTCGAGCGATTTTATCTTGCTCATGGAAGAAATAATCGTATTTCACAAAATAAGATTGTTACCGTACTTGTCCAAGGTAATTGACGAAAACAAAAATAAAGAGGAAATCAGGAAATCTGTTTATGATTTGACAAAGAATCGAACAACCCCTGTACATAGCCTATTGAATAGATCCTTCCAGTATAAGAGTAGCCCGGAATCAACTCGTGATCCCCTGGAAACGTTGGCGAATGATCGATACGCATTATCCATCTGTAGTCAACCTCAATATACGCGTTCATGCACGCAGCCATATCCGTCTTTCCTCTGCCAATCAGCGTTTCGACAAATTTCTCGCTGTTGCCGGAAACATCCCTGAAATGCACGAAGTAAATGCGGTCGTGAAAACGCCTTATCACAGATGGCAGATCATCGGTCATGAGCGTGAAATTCCCCTGACAAAGCGTGATACCGTTGTACTCGCTCCTGTTGAGGTCGATCAGGCGCTGGTATGCTTCGATGGAATTCATTATCCGGTCTATGCCGCGGAAGCTGGGCAGCGGCGGATCATCAGGATGCATTGCAAGCCTCACATCGTTCTCCTCGGCAACCGGTATCACTTCGTCCAGAAAGTACTTCAGATTCTTCCACAGGGATGCCGCGTCTATTCGGCCCATCCTCGGGAGATCATCTCCAATGAAACTGCGATCGAAGCCCGTTACGTACGACCCGTATCCGCCGGGAATGTGCGTGTTCGTTCTTGACCACCCTGTGCCGGCCATCCAGTTGTAGCACCATACCTTAACGCCGATCCTTCCGAAGTTCCGTATCATCCTGATGACGTTCTCGATCTCCTCGTCCCTCCTTTCAGTGCCGTATATTATGTTCTGCATTGGCGGATTGTCCTCTATTGCCGTCAGGTGAAAGCCGCTATCCTCTATCATGTTCCTGTACCTCATCAGCGGGTAATAGTCCCATGGATCGTCCTCATAGGAATTCCTCCAGTCCGCAAACCATCTCGGAAGGATGCCGGTGACCTCATCGACGCCCATCAGCTTCAGCGACCGCCAGAAATCATTGGGCCTGTCCTCCAGCAGGATCTCGGCTATTCTGAGCTTCATATGATCAGTGATGGAATGATGCGTTATAAATGAGACGGCAACGTTGATGACCTATCATGAGCTTTACGTATCATGTTCAGCGATCTAAGGGATAAGGTCGTTATCGTGACCGGAGCGAGCATGGGCATTGGAAGGGCCATAGCGGAAAGGTTTGTGGACGAGGGTTCAAAGGTCATAGACCTTTCCATACACGATCCAGGTGAAGCAAAATACGACCATATCGAATGTGACGTTACGAACCCAGATCAGGTCAAAGCTTCGATTGACCATATCTTCAAGGAATACGGGAGCATTTCGGTGCTGGTCAACAACGCTGGCATCGAGAGCTACGGGAAGATCGAAAGCATGAGCATGGGGGAGTGGCGCAGGATAATCGACGTGAATCTGTTCGGCTATTACTATGCATCAAAGTTCGCCATTCCGTACATGATCAGGTCCAGAGATCCCAGCATAGTGAACATATCGTCGGTGCAGGCATCGATCATAACAAAGAACGCCTCAGCCTACGTCACGTCTAAGCATGCCGTCATCGGTCTGACGAAGAGCATCGCGCTGGACTACGCCCCCTTACTCAGATGCAATGCCGTATGCCCTGCCACGATCGATACGCCGCTCGTCAGGAAAGCTGCTGAACTAGAAGTCGGCAGCGACCCGATGAGGATAGAGAAAAAGATCTCCGAATGGGGGCACGAACACCCCATGCAGCGCATCGGAAAACCGCAGGAAGTTGCCTCAGCCGTCGCGTTTCTTGCCTCAAGGGAAGCCTCGTTCATTACCGGCACATGCCTCTACGTAGATGGCGGCCTCAGCATACGTGCACCCATAAGCACGCCAGAATGAGAGCATCGCCCCATCCGCATTATGTAAAAATTTCTGTGGAAAAATAAAAAGAATAACTTAAAATAATGCAGTTTCTTTTTTCAATCATGGATCATAAATGCAGCAACTGCGGAACGGATATGGAAAACGTGGGCGATATGAAGTTCAGGGTTGGGGGGTTCACCGGCATAGGCGGCATGTTTCTCGGCGGATGGAACGATATGATGGAGACAACGCAGACTTTCACGCTTTACCGCTGCCCCCAGTGCGGAAAGGTCGACTTCTATGAACCGGTAAGTTCTGATCAGGGCGGAGAGAGGCCCAAGCACCACTTCCTTTGAAACAAAAGTAAAAGGTTATTATTATCAGGGATGGGTTCAGGAGAATCCTCTCTTCTCCCATCCAGCAGCGAAGAGATTGAAATCAGGATCCTTCTCCGTCGCCAGATACTCCTTCACCTTATCCCTAAGATCTATGCCTATTCCTGGTTTCCTGGGCAGTTTGACGTAGCCGTTGCTGACCTCAGGTCTGGCGCTGACTATATCCCACGCCCACTGCGGGTACGCGAACTCATCGAACATCTCCTGGATCTTGAGGTTTCCAAGCACAGCATCCACGTTAAGCGTTATGAATGTGTTTATCGGCCCTTCGGCCTGATGCGGCGCCATCGCTATGTTATGAGCCTCCGCCATGGCTCCTATGCTTAACGTTTCAATTATGCCGCCGGTATTGATAACGTCCGGCTGCGCAATATGTATAGCGCCCTTTGTGAACGGTTCAACGAAGTCGTAGCGCGTTATGAACCTCTCGCCAGCTGCGATGGGCACGCGCAGTGATCTGGACAGTATGGCAAGGCCCTCGATATCCTCAGGTATGACCGGCTCCTCAAACCATCCTATGTTCTCGTATTTCTCCAGCTCCTTTCCTATCCTCAGCGCCATGGACCTGTTAAAGCGGCCATGCCCCTCTATGAGCATCTCCACGTCGTCACCGACTTCATCGTGGACGATGCGTATTATCTCCATGGATCTTTTGAATTCATCGTTGCTGAGAAAACCGGAACCTGCTCCGAACGGATCGAACTTCAGTGCGGTGTATCCCCTGTTCTTGACGTTTTTCGCTGCTCTGGCCCAGTCCTCGACCTCATTGATCGCCGTGTACCAGCCGTTGGCATAGACACGTATTCTTTCGTTAACCGGTCCGCCTAGGATCTCGTAAACAGGAGATCCATGGTGCTTTCCTATTATGTCCCAGCAGGCGGCTTCCACTCCGCTCATAAGGGCCACGTTGACCATATCATGGGCTCTGTTGAACGTGGACACGAACCATTCGCTGATCAGTCTGCGGACGTTCATCGGGTCCTTACCGATGATGAATTTCGAGACATCCTTCAGACGGGATGAAACGGAAAACTGTCCATTGAAGACAGTCGCCTCACCATAGCCAACAGATCCATCATCCGTTTCCAGTTCGATAAAAACCCACTTCTTCCATGGGTTCCTCACTATGTAGCTGTTCACGCCTGTAATTTTCATGCGATCACCATAATCCCCGTCCGTTAAAGACTTCGACGAATTCAGAAACAATCATTTTGGGGATTGCCTGCATATAGCATCGTGGAATATGAATTTTTTAAAGATGCGCAACCATAAAACGAATTCATCTCCATGGTTTTAATACATGAATTACATTGGAATCAGGATGGCAAGGAGAAATCCGATCGTGTTCATAATAATACTGTACGTTGCGTTCTTCCTGGTTATGGATTTCCTTCTCCCCGTATTCTTGCCGCGTTACGGTTATTACTTCAGCTACTTCCCCATATTCTTCTTCTTTCCCTTCTTCTGGTTTGGGCGCAGGAACTACGGCAGGCCCAGGCCCACAGCCGATCAGGATAACACGAGCGACAAGGATCAGGGCGAAGATTACGAGTACGTTAATGAGAACGTGGACGAGTTCGGGATGCCAATACACAGGAGGGATTCCACAATATTCTACATACTGGGTGCGATCGTCATAATAGTGGCGATAGTCGTCCTCTTCATGCGTTTCTGAAACGGAGGGGAAGATTATTATCTATCCAGTCGTTTTTAATCTATGATAAATGAAGACCTGGCCTCAATGTTTGAGGAGATCGCCTACATGATACTTGCCGATGGGAACGAAAAATCCCGGTTCGAGGCCAATGCCTACCTGAGGGCTGCCAGATCACTGCGATCGATCACCGAGGACGTCGAGGATATTTACAACCGTGGTGGCATTGAGGCGCTCACCTCCGTTGAGGGCATCGGAAAGAAGATAGCGTCGTACATCGAGGAGTATATAAAAACAGGCAGAATTAAAAGGTATGACGATCTCAAGATCAGGTATCCCGTCGATTTTCGCGACCTATCCAGGGTGCAGGGCCTTGGCCCGAGGAAGATCGTTTCGCTTTACAAATATGCTGGCGTCAAGAACATCGATGATCTGAAGGCCGCGCTGGCGGATCACAGAATAGCCTCAATCCCCGGTTTCGGCGAGAAGAGTGAGAAGGAGATCGCTGAGAATATTCAGATTGCAGAGATGTCCTTCAGGAGGATACCGCTCCCGCAGGGATACAGGACAGCCATGGAGATCGCGGACGAAATAGAAAGGGCCGCAGGAACAGTGAGGGTTTCCGTTGCGGGATCGATCAGGAGGATGCGCGACACCGTCGGCGACATAGACTTACTGTGCGTTACATCCGATCCGCCCAGGGCGATAGCTGCGTTCACCGGAAGCAAGCACTGCCAGAGGGTTGTGAGCAGCGGAGAGAAGAAGGTGACCATAGCCACTGATGCCGGAGTCACCTGCGACCTGCGGATAATAGATAAGGGCAGTTTCGGATCGGCCCTGCAGTACTTCACGGGATCGAAGGATCACAATATAAAACTGCGAAAGATCGCAATAGACAGGGGTCTCAAGCTGAATGAATACGGGCTGTTCCGAGGTAATTCGAACCTGGTGGAAAACCAGGGCGAGGAGAAGATCTATGCGGAACTGGGTATGCAGTATATTCCGCCGGAACTCAGGGAAGATAGAGGGGAGATCGATAGGGCCATATCCATGACGCTGCCTGAACTGGTTGAAGCAGGAGATATAAGGGGCGATCTATACATTTCATACGAATTTATCAGAAAATATGGCGCTGACGTGCTGAAAAAAATGGAACGCCTGCAGTACTTTGGCGTCGTCCTTGGGAGTCCTGAAGAGAAAGAGGGCATCAAAAGCGTCATGAACGACGGCCGCATTTTCCTTGGAATCGAATTAACATCGAAGACGTACGCTGAAGATGCCGGTGAATTCGACTTCACTGTGCTTGATCTGTCTGGATTTCCTGACGAGGCATCTGCCCGTGGGGCCATAGAATCGGTGAAGCCAACATTCATAAGGAACGTGACAGGAAGAACCTTCAGCAGCGGTCGGAAGATGGATCCGGCGAACATATTTGAGGCTGCGGCGAAGTCCGGATCGGCGGTTATGATTACCGCCAGCAATGATGCATTTGATCCCGTGGCAGAGGATATTATGCCCCACAGGGAAGGGCTAATGTTTGCGCTCGCATCTTTCGCCCAGAGGCCGGATGATCTAGGTGATATGACCTTCGGTATCGGAATAGCCAGAAGGGCATGGATATCGAAGGACCGTATTATCAACACAATGGATTACGAAAAAATAGCGAAAATAATGCGAAGGCCGTGATGTACTGGATTATTCGGTAAATTGTTTAAATCAAAATGTAAAGACAGCAGATAAGGTAAAAATCATACGTTATATTTTTCTATATAAAATCTTATATATTAAGTTGCTCTAGGTAAAATATGGAGCCCTTTTATTTCAAATCCTATGATCGCCTCATCGGGATCGCCTGCGATGTTCCTAGCCTGTATTACGAAATGAAGTGCCTGATGGGGTATGACAGGCTGGCCGTGCAGTACCATCTGACCGAAGGCCACATATCGATGTGGCTTGACTACATAGGAGAGCACGATCTGGCTGATAGCCTGAGATACGAATCAGATCTGGATTCCGCAGTCAGAACGCTGGAGAAGGCATTGCACCAAACCGGGCCGGGAAAGCCCAAAAAGCGCGGAAGGCCGAGAGGTTCGGGGAGGGGAAAGAGGATGCAGAAGATGGGTGAAGCTGAACAGGAAACCCATCAGGAGACCGAATGATGCCCATCAGGGATGACGTCACTGCATGTGCCTGTACCTTCTCTCCAGCTTCATAACTTCGAACAATTCTGCAAGGTATCTCTTCAGGAACGATGTTCCGCTTACGATCTTCGATTTGCCTCGCATTCTGCTCTGAAAGACATAGCCTACGTCGCATACCTTTGCGTGCCTGTTCTCTGCGAGTATGATCAGCAGTATCTTTGCTCCATAATCGGCGGTCGCAAATGTCTGCCTGTAGGCAAAATCATGCCTAAGATCCCTGCGGAAGGCGAAGAAGCCCGACATCGGATCGCTTGTCATCCTCGAGGATGGCACCAGGGCATGCGCAAGAAATTCAGCACCCCTGGAGAGCGCAGCCCTGAATGCGTCTCTATCGCCTGCCGATCCGCCGTCAACGTAACGGCTTCCGACCACTATGTCGCATCCATCGACTATCC
Protein-coding regions in this window:
- a CDS encoding mannonate dehydratase, translated to MKLRIAEILLEDRPNDFWRSLKLMGVDEVTGILPRWFADWRNSYEDDPWDYYPLMRYRNMIEDSGFHLTAIEDNPPMQNIIYGTERRDEEIENVIRMIRNFGRIGVKVWCYNWMAGTGWSRTNTHIPGGYGSYVTGFDRSFIGDDLPRMGRIDAASLWKNLKYFLDEVIPVAEENDVRLAMHPDDPPLPSFRGIDRIMNSIEAYQRLIDLNRSEYNGITLCQGNFTLMTDDLPSVIRRFHDRIYFVHFRDVSGNSEKFVETLIGRGKTDMAACMNAYIEVDYRWIMRIDHSPTFPGDHELIPGYSYTGRIYSIGYVQGLFDSLSNHKQIS
- a CDS encoding helix-hairpin-helix domain-containing protein, which codes for MINEDLASMFEEIAYMILADGNEKSRFEANAYLRAARSLRSITEDVEDIYNRGGIEALTSVEGIGKKIASYIEEYIKTGRIKRYDDLKIRYPVDFRDLSRVQGLGPRKIVSLYKYAGVKNIDDLKAALADHRIASIPGFGEKSEKEIAENIQIAEMSFRRIPLPQGYRTAMEIADEIERAAGTVRVSVAGSIRRMRDTVGDIDLLCVTSDPPRAIAAFTGSKHCQRVVSSGEKKVTIATDAGVTCDLRIIDKGSFGSALQYFTGSKDHNIKLRKIAIDRGLKLNEYGLFRGNSNLVENQGEEKIYAELGMQYIPPELREDRGEIDRAISMTLPELVEAGDIRGDLYISYEFIRKYGADVLKKMERLQYFGVVLGSPEEKEGIKSVMNDGRIFLGIELTSKTYAEDAGEFDFTVLDLSGFPDEASARGAIESVKPTFIRNVTGRTFSSGRKMDPANIFEAAAKSGSAVMITASNDAFDPVAEDIMPHREGLMFALASFAQRPDDLGDMTFGIGIARRAWISKDRIINTMDYEKIAKIMRRP
- a CDS encoding mandelate racemase/muconate lactonizing enzyme family protein gives rise to the protein MKITGVNSYIVRNPWKKWVFIELETDDGSVGYGEATVFNGQFSVSSRLKDVSKFIIGKDPMNVRRLISEWFVSTFNRAHDMVNVALMSGVEAACWDIIGKHHGSPVYEILGGPVNERIRVYANGWYTAINEVEDWARAAKNVKNRGYTALKFDPFGAGSGFLSNDEFKRSMEIIRIVHDEVGDDVEMLIEGHGRFNRSMALRIGKELEKYENIGWFEEPVIPEDIEGLAILSRSLRVPIAAGERFITRYDFVEPFTKGAIHIAQPDVINTGGIIETLSIGAMAEAHNIAMAPHQAEGPINTFITLNVDAVLGNLKIQEMFDEFAYPQWAWDIVSARPEVSNGYVKLPRKPGIGIDLRDKVKEYLATEKDPDFNLFAAGWEKRGFS
- a CDS encoding fumarylacetoacetate hydrolase family protein, yielding MKILNFLDKDGPAGGVLLGDTLYPFAELSKISDVFKSFQITDDVIASNADQNDIDMIVEESKSKLRGRPIATTKILAPVLRSGKILCIGVNYMEHAKESRQKVMEHPTIFCKFQDSIIGNMDDITVPKDAKQIDYEGELVVIIGRSSGTAESSIFGYTIGNDVSARDLQFRTSQWLLGKALPTFAPIGPVIVGKNELGFARDLQIITRVNGTVRQNGNTSDMIFDVRAIVDYLSGYFNLGPGDIIFTGTPEGVILGLPENERVWLKHGDVIDVSITGIGTLTNRIN
- a CDS encoding glycosyltransferase gives rise to the protein MSVQISVVAATLNEIDNIEQFIDGVEGVLKGMEFEIIVVDDNSSDGTKEYLARRMNEDTHVVVIENPYRFGMLRSLKLGIEKAGGEIVLVMDADMQHPPSAIPKLISRIVDGCDIVVGSRYVDGGSAGDRDAFRAALSRGAEFLAHALVPSSRMTSDPMSGFFAFRRDLRHDFAYRQTFATADYGAKILLIILAENRHAKVCDVGYVFQSRMRGKSKIVSGTSFLKRYLAELFEVMKLERRYRHMQ
- a CDS encoding SDR family oxidoreductase, with amino-acid sequence MFSDLRDKVVIVTGASMGIGRAIAERFVDEGSKVIDLSIHDPGEAKYDHIECDVTNPDQVKASIDHIFKEYGSISVLVNNAGIESYGKIESMSMGEWRRIIDVNLFGYYYASKFAIPYMIRSRDPSIVNISSVQASIITKNASAYVTSKHAVIGLTKSIALDYAPLLRCNAVCPATIDTPLVRKAAELEVGSDPMRIEKKISEWGHEHPMQRIGKPQEVASAVAFLASREASFITGTCLYVDGGLSIRAPISTPE
- a CDS encoding MBL fold metallo-hydrolase; this translates as MTSNDSYSVRVFKVGESEVPGAEVYWMKDFWTWERLSFHMVLAYNDDRSFLINTGMPLDLTLRNQEMKKFAGDRAIFRSEDSIEMLRKAGFTPDDIDYVALTPVQDYTIGRLNEFRKSKIFIFRDGWIKDIAAPAYAYFHNRDLFIPKNIFDFVYGEGWKNIIFYDGETELVPGIRAIPVGCHHRSSVAFAINAKDGTYVFTDASFKAENVRNRIPIGIAENIYECLSAYEKIEKIGKLLPAYDPAIDDLYIK
- a CDS encoding L-rhamnonate dehydratase yields the protein MSKIKSLEKISEENVTQQVFPYTKPTDYYKDMIGEVSPAEAAMITKIVFVKMETEDGIRSYISVTEPVWKYLEGISKYVNLFDVSEISKAWDFLYRITLPNGRSGLALHAISAVNLLMYDAYSKELGIPVYRLIGGSTRKQIRAYASHLHPDKDENLEAEAKHYLEEGYTDMKMRFIASPSDPYAVEKNLHLVKIIRDVVGYSVNLAGDFWMSLNYNFAYKMIRALEKYDLAWIEEPLLPDDFEGYSRLTKKVEIPISAGEHHYHVFDFKRLLDAGVTILQPDATWVGGITPMKKIAGLAESYGAQIIPHAGNIYNLHFIISEPEAITPMAEYLTRYRDWMEQHIVNVPRATGARFVLNDDPGFGIRYDFE